Sequence from the Desulfovibrio sp. X2 genome:
AAGCATGGGGCCCCCGCGTCAGCCACAGGGCGGTCAGGTCGTCGTGTTCGGCCGGATCGGTCCCGGCCAGGCCGCACAGCCGCTCGTAGAACAGGGGCAGGAAGGGCCCGGCCAGGCTCAGCTGCTCCGTGGCCAGGGAGAGGAAGCGGTCCAGTCCGAACATGCCGCCGTCCGGGGCTCGCCATTCGTAGAAGCCGTCCGTGTAGAGCAGAAGGCCGAAATGTTCGGGCAGCCCGACGCGGCCGAGCTCGGCCGCGCAGTCCATGACCCCGAGCAGGGGCATGGTCGCCTTGAGGAGGGTCGGCTGCGTCCCGCCGTCCGTGAGCAGGGCGGGCGGATGGCCGCAGCTCACGTAGGTCATGGCCGCGGCCCCGGGCTCGATGTCCGCGGCGAAGAGGGTGGCGAACTCGCCCTCGGCCGAGAGCTCGTGCAGGTGGCGGTTGACGCGCAGGGCGAAGGCGTCCAGCGGCAGCCCGTCCTCGGCCGCGGCGTGGAACAGGGTGCGCACCACGGCCATGAAGAAGGCGGCCTTGGCCCCGTGGCCGGAGACGTCGGCCACGGCGATGCGCACGGAGCCGTCCGGCAGGCGGGCGCAGTCGTAGTAGTCGCCGCTGGCCTGGCTCGAGGGCCGGTAGAAGATCTCCCCGGCAAGGCCGGGCAGGAGCGTCAGGCCGTCGGGCAGCATGCGCCGCTGCAGGGCCGCGATGCGGCGCAGGTCCTCGGCCGTGCGCGCGTTGGCCTGCCTGATCTCGCGCATCAGGGCCACCTGGCGCGCGGCCGCGGCCACGCGGGCCAGGAGCTCGCCCTTGTTGAAGGGCTTGGTCAGGAAATCGTTGGCCCCGAGGTTCAGCGCA
This genomic interval carries:
- a CDS encoding SpoIIE family protein phosphatase, which translates into the protein MTYHPPMPEKPRTSPTVPETPVSVLVVDDTTPIRHLLKRILEEDYEVHTAPDGEAALEVFARLQPEIVLLDVNMPRLSGLDVVRELRASGAEEAVVIMLTGEDDTALKADALNLGANDFLTKPFNKGELLARVAAAARQVALMREIRQANARTAEDLRRIAALQRRMLPDGLTLLPGLAGEIFYRPSSQASGDYYDCARLPDGSVRIAVADVSGHGAKAAFFMAVVRTLFHAAAEDGLPLDAFALRVNRHLHELSAEGEFATLFAADIEPGAAAMTYVSCGHPPALLTDGGTQPTLLKATMPLLGVMDCAAELGRVGLPEHFGLLLYTDGFYEWRAPDGGMFGLDRFLSLATEQLSLAGPFLPLFYERLCGLAGTDPAEHDDLTALWLTRGPHA